Proteins encoded by one window of Pan troglodytes isolate AG18354 chromosome 16, NHGRI_mPanTro3-v2.0_pri, whole genome shotgun sequence:
- the LOC134808559 gene encoding golgin subfamily A member 2-like, with protein sequence MGQESGSQPPHALMPRVFQQVELKSQEAQSLQQQRGQYLGHLKQYVATYQQQVAAYQQLTSEKEALHRQLLLQTRLMDQLQQQEAQGKAVAKMARQKLQETQGRELLRTGPREGQPGNLCAFSPSFLASQEHLEATSQQNQQLQAQLSLMALPGEGTGHHSEEEERAPGGKGDC encoded by the coding sequence ATGGGCCAGGAATCTGGAAGCCAGCCACCACATGCCCTCATGCCCAGGGTCTTCCAGCAGGTGGAGCTGAAGAGCCAAGAGGCTCAGAGTCTGCAGCAGCAGCGAGGCCAGTACCTGGGTCACCTGAAGCAGTACGTGGCCACTTATCAGCAGCAGGTGGCAGCCTATCAGCAGCTGACCTCTGAGAAGGAGGCGCTGCACAGGCAGTTACTGCTGCAGACCCGGCTCATGGACCAGCTGCAGCAGCAGGAAGCTCAGGGCAAAGCGGTGGCTAAGATGGCCCGCCAAAAGTTGCAGGAGACCCAGGGGAGGGAGTTGCTGAGGACAGGGCCCCGAGAGGGACAACCTGGCAACCTCTGTGCCTTCTCACCCTCTTTCCTGGCATCTCAGGAGCACCTGGAAGCTACCAGCCAGCAGAACCAGCAACTACAGGCCCAGTTGAGCCTCATGGCTCTCCCTGGGGAAGGTACAGGACACCActcagaggaagaggagagagcccCAGGAGGAAAGGGGGACTGTTAG